The Deinococcus carri genome includes a window with the following:
- a CDS encoding IS5 family transposase: protein MRRRRYTSDLTRQQFKRIKALLPACKAGGRPRKVEMYEVVCAILYVLQKGCTWRNLPHDFPAWQTVYGYFRQFQQDGTWEAVNRFLLRRTRKKAGSNPEPSAGILDAQTVRCTPQAGLRGVDAGKKTNGRKRHIVVDTLGLLLVVFVTAGSVQNRVGAPILLSILAKRFPRLIRIPSNS, encoded by the coding sequence GTGAGAAGAAGACGGTATACCAGTGACCTGACCCGACAGCAGTTTAAGCGCATCAAGGCCCTGTTGCCCGCCTGCAAGGCGGGCGGCAGACCCCGGAAGGTGGAGATGTACGAGGTGGTCTGCGCCATCCTGTATGTCCTCCAAAAGGGCTGCACCTGGCGTAATCTTCCTCATGATTTCCCCGCCTGGCAGACGGTCTACGGCTACTTCCGGCAGTTTCAGCAGGACGGTACCTGGGAAGCGGTCAACCGCTTCCTCCTGCGGAGAACACGGAAGAAAGCCGGGAGCAACCCGGAACCGAGTGCAGGCATCCTTGATGCTCAAACTGTCCGTTGCACACCACAAGCCGGTCTTCGTGGAGTGGATGCGGGCAAGAAAACCAACGGGCGCAAGCGGCATATCGTCGTGGATACCCTGGGCTTGCTCCTGGTCGTCTTCGTGACCGCAGGCAGTGTGCAGAATCGCGTGGGTGCCCCCATCCTCCTGAGCATCCTCGCCAAGCGTTTTCCTCGACTCATACGGATTCCGTCCAATTCCTGA